The Zalophus californianus isolate mZalCal1 chromosome X, mZalCal1.pri.v2, whole genome shotgun sequence genome window below encodes:
- the UBQLN2 gene encoding ubiquilin-2, with product MAENGESSGPPRPSRGPAAAQGPASAPAEPKIIKVTVKTPKEKEEFAVPENSSVQQFKEAISKRFKSQTDQLVLIFAGKILKDQDTLIQHGIHDGLTVHLVIKSQNRPQGQSTQPSNAAGTNTTSASTPRSNSTSISTNSNPFGLGSLGGLAGLSSLGLSSTNFSELQNQMQQQLLSSPEMMIQIMENPFVQSMLSNPDLMRQLIMANPQMQQLIQRNPEISHLLNNPDIMRQTLEIARNPAMMQEMMRNQDLALSNLESIPGGYNALRRMYTDIQEPMLNAAQEQFGGNPFASVGSSSTSGEGTQPSRTENRDPLPNPWAPPPATQSSATTSTTTSSGSGSGSSSSSATGNTVAAANYVASIFSTPGMQSLLQQITENPQLIQNMLSAPYMRSMMQSLSQNPDLAAQMMLNSPVFTANPQLQEQMRPQLPAFLQQMQNPDTLSAMSNPRAMQALMQIQQGLQTLATEAPGLIPSFTPGVGVGVLGTAIGPVGPVTPIGPIGPIVPFTPIGPIGPIGPTGPAGPGSTGSGGPPGPTVSSSTPSETTSPTSESGPNQQFIQQMVQALAGASPPQLPNPEVRFQQQLEQLNAMGFLNREANLQALIATGGDINAAIERLLGSQPS from the coding sequence ATGGCTGAGAACGGCGAGAGTAGCGGCCCCCCGCGCCCCTCCCGCGGCCCTGCTGCGGCCCAAGGCCCTGCCTCTGCCCCGGCCGAGCCCAAAATCATCAAAGTCACTGTGAAGACCCCCAAAGAGAAAGAGGAGTTCGCGGTGCCTGAGAATAGCTCAGTCCAGCAGTTTAAGGAAGCGATTTCGAAACGCTTCAAATCCCAAACCGATCAGCTAGTGTTGATTTTTGccggaaaaatcttaaaagatcaAGATACCTTGATCCAGCATGGCATCCATGATGGACTGACTGTTCATCTTGTAATTAAAAGCCAGAACCGACCTCAGGGCCAGTCCACACAGCCTAGTAATGCCGCGGGAACTAACACTACCTCCGCGTCGACTCCCAGGAGTAACTCCACATCTATTTCCACAAATAGCAACCCGTTTGGGCTGGGGAGCTTGGGAGGACTTGCAGGCCTTAGCAGCCTGGGCTTGAGCTCGACCAACTTCTCTGAGCTCCAGAACCAGATGCAGCAGCAGCTCCTGTCCAGCCCTGAGATGATGATCCAAATCATGGAAAATCCCTTTGTTCAGAGCATGCTTTCAAACCCCGATCTAATGAGGCAGCTCATTATGGCCAATCCACAGATGCAGCAGTTGATTCAGAGAAACCCAGAAATCAGTCACCTGCTCAACAACCCAGATATAATGAGGCAGACCCTCGAAATTGCCAGGAATCCAGCCATGATGCAAGAGATGATGAGAAATCAAGACCTGGCTCTCAGCAATCTTGAAAGCATCCCAGGTGGCTACAATGCTCTACGACGAATGTACACTGACATTCAAGAACCCATGCTGAATGCTGCACAAGAGCAGTTTGGGGGTAATCCATTTGCTTCAGTGGGGAGCAGTTCCACCTCCGGGGAAGGTACACAGCCTTCCCGCACAGAAAATCGAGATCCACTACCCAATCCATGGGCACCACCACCGGCTACCCAGAGTTCTGCAACCACCAGCACAACCACGAGCAGTGGCAGTGGGTCTGGCAGTAGCTCCAGCAGTGCTACCGGGAACACCGTGGCTGCAGCCAACTATGTCGCCAGCATCTTCAGTACCCCAGGAATGCAGAGCTTGCTGCAACAGATAACTGAAAACCCCCAACTGATCCAGAATATGCTATCTGCACCCTACATGAGAAGCATGATGCAGTCACTGAGCCAGAATCCAGATTTGGCTGCACAGATGATGCTGAATAGCCCAGTGTTTACTGCAAACCCTCAGTTGCAGGAGCAGATGCGTCCACAGCTCCCAGCTTTCCTGCAGCAGATGCAGAATCCAGACACACTGTCAGCCATGTCAAACCCAAGAGCAATGCAGGCTTTAATGCAGATCCAGCAGGGGCTACAGACATTAGCCACTGAAGCTCCTGGCCTCATTCCAAGCTTCACTCCAGGTGTGGGGGTAGGGGTGCTGGGAACCGCTATAGGCCCTGTAGGCCCAGTCACACCCATAGGCCCCATAGGCCCCATAGTCCCGTTTACTCCCATAGGCCCCATTGGGCCCATAGGACCCACTGGCCCTGCGGGCCCTGGCTCCACTGGCTCTGGTGGCCCCCCTGGGCCCACTGTTTCTAGTTCTACACCCAGTGAAACCACTAGCCCAACATCAGAATCTGGACCCAACCAGCAGTTCATTCAGCAAATGGTGCAGGCTCTGGCTGGGGCAAGTCCTCCACAGCTGCCGAATCCAGAAGTCAGATTTCAGCAACAACTGGAACAGCTCAACGCAATGGGGTTCTTAAACCGTGAGGCAAACTTGCAGGCTCTAATAGCAACAGGAGGCGACATCAATGCTGCCATTGAGAGGCTGCTGGGCTCCCAGCCATCGTAA